One genomic region from Spodoptera frugiperda isolate SF20-4 chromosome 21, AGI-APGP_CSIRO_Sfru_2.0, whole genome shotgun sequence encodes:
- the LOC118280462 gene encoding enhancer of rudimentary homolog, which yields MSHTILLVQPGPRPETRTYSDYESVNDCMEGVCKIYEEHLKRRNPNTPTITYDISQLFDFIDQLADLSCLVYQKSTNTYAPYNKDWIKEKIYVLLRQAAGQGD from the exons atg TCCCACACAATTTTGTTGGTTCAACCGGGGCCACGGCCAGAAACCAGGACATACTCCGACTACGAAAGCGTCAACGACTGTATGGAAGGAGTGTGTAAAATATACGAGGAACATTTAAAAAGAAGAAATCCAAATACACCGACGATTACATACGATATATCGCAACTCTTCGATTTTATCGACCAG CTGGCTGACCTAAGTTGTTTAGTATATCAGAAATCAACGAACACATACGCACCATACAACAAAGATTGGATCAAAGAAAAGATATATGTCTTACTACGTCAAGCGGCCGGCCAAGGAGACTAA